The following proteins are co-located in the Hevea brasiliensis isolate MT/VB/25A 57/8 chromosome 11, ASM3005281v1, whole genome shotgun sequence genome:
- the LOC110648435 gene encoding casein kinase 1-like protein 3 has translation MERIVGGKYKLGRKIGSGSFGEIFLATHIDTFEIVAVKIENSKTKHPQLLYEAKLYNLLQGGSGIPGTRWSGLDGEDNVLVLDLLGPSLEDLFVYCGRKFSLKTVLMLADQMITRIEYVHSKGFLHRDIKPDNFLMGLGRKANQVYIIDFGLAKRYRDATTNRHILYRENKNLTGTARYASCNTHLGIEQSRRDDLESLGYVLLYFLRGSLPWQGLKAATKKQKYDKICEKKLSTPIEVLCKSHPVEFASYLHYCHSLTFEQRPDYGFLKRLFRDLFAREGYEFDYVFDWTIIKYQQAQKSRSQPRSSPVPGASSSHIVPTDMENPPGSNNAQYSSDIMRSNGPGVRMQFKSAMGKNLSSDNHVDKNTVTDAHIPSTSFSLAGTSKRNAPKPVLPTEPANPAQGHSSKIGPSSS, from the exons ATGGAACGGATCGTCGGCGGCAAGTACAAGCTCGGCAGGAAAATCGGCAGTGGATCGTTTGGTGAAATCTTTCTCG CTACTCATATCGATACGTTTGAGATCGTTGCTGTTAAGATC GAGAACAGTAAAACAAAGCACCCGCAATTGCTTTATGAAGCAAAGTTGTACAATCTGCTTCAAGGAGGCA GTGGTATTCCTGGCACAAGATGGTCTGGTCTTGATGGGGAGGACAATGTACTGGTCCTTGATTTGCTGGGGCCAAGCCTTGAGGACCTGTTTGTATACTGTGGGAGGAAGTTCTCGCTCAAGACAGTTTTGATGTTAGCTGATCAAATG ATTACAAGGATAGAATACGTGCACTCTAAAGGATTTCTTCATAGAGACATCAAACCTGATAACTTCCTCATGGGACTTGGTCGGAAAGCGAATCAG GTTTACATAATTGATTTTGGCCTTGCAAAAAGATATCGAGATGCCACAACCAATCGCCATATTCTTTACAG GGAGAACAAAAACTTGACAGGAACTGCACGATATGCAAGTTGCAATACTCACCTTGGAATTG AGCAAAGCCGGCGTGATGATTTGGAGTCACTTGGCTATGTACTGTTATATTTTCTTAGAGGAAG CCTTCCGTGGCAGGGTTTGAAAGCTGCCACAAAGAAGCAGAAATATGACAAAATTTGCGAAAAGAAATTATCAACTCCTATTGAG GTTCTATGCAAATCTCATCCAGTGGAGTTTGCATCATACCTACATTACTGTCACTCACTGACATTTGAGCAGCGTCCTGATTATGGATTCTTGAAGCGCCTGTTTCGCGATCTCTTTGCCCGTGAAG GATATGAATTTGATTATGTATTTGATTGGACTATCATAAAATATCAGCAGGCACAAAAGAGTAGAAGTCAACCTCGTTCATCT CCGGTTCCTGGTGCAAGTAGTAGCCATATAGTGCCAACAGATATGGAGAACCCTCCAG GAAGCAACAATGCTCAATATTCCTCTGACATCATGAGATCTAATGGTCCTGGTGTACGCATGCAATTCAAATCAGCAATGGGCAAGAATTTGAGCTCTGACAATCATGTTGATAAGAAT ACTGTAACTGATGCACACATCCCTTCCACTTCCTTTTCACTTGCTGGGACCTCAAAAAGAAATGCCCCAAAGCCTGTTTTGCCCACTGAACCTGCAAATCCTGCTCAAGGACACAGCAGCAAAATTGGTCCTTCAAGTAGCTGA